DNA sequence from the Astatotilapia calliptera unplaced genomic scaffold, fAstCal1.2 U_scaffold_76, whole genome shotgun sequence genome:
GCTGGACTCTGAAGGGTGAGGGAAAAAATGGATGTAATCCCACAGATGACATGAAATAGAAGAAGCCATTCATTTAGAAAGAGAAACACTCCACCTCCGGTTTCTGTGTTGTAGTAGTATGTGTAACCATCAGGACTGACAGCTTCCATCCAAGCAGAGCCTGAAGTACTCTAGGAGAAACAATATTAAGATATATGAGCAACAGAACACCCCATTTGTAAttaaattattatatatattatatatatatatatatatatatatatatatattattatataaaacaGATATTAACTCCAGTCTGTTGAGTCTGTTCAGAGGCTGAACTCGCTCCCTGGAGGCCTCTGGTTTTTTCCCACTTAGATTCTGTCATATATAAACAGACAAAGGCAATAATCAAATGGAAtactatttaaaaaactaaacaaactatAAACAGACAGACTTTTCACGACATTTTCCATTATTCCTCACCTCCTGTTATTGTGTTTGTAGTAATACGTGTTGTCCATCATCTGTTAGGCCTTCAACCCAAACCTGCTCTTCTGTTTGCTGTCTGACCCTTACCGCTTGCCTTCGCTGCTTTCTTCTGTGGCTTCTTGGCTGGGGTTTCACTTGAACTTGTGGCCGTGCTGTCGTTTGCTCCGAGAGCTTAGACCTAAACACAAAGATGCTCCGCTTGAAATAAATCCAAGGAATTATACTCACAGGTTAAAGAACATCCCCGACAATTACCTTGCGCTTCTCTTTCCATCCTCTTCAGATCTTCCTGATAGGCCTTCAACGCAGCTTCCTCCATCGCAGCAAACTCTTTGGACATGCGTTCCTCCTGCTTTGCCTTTTGAATGCTCTTCTCTTAATCTGCAGGAGAAAGATAGGGTGAGATGAGTGGCAGTGGCTTGTGGCCAATAGGGAGACAGTATTGCAGTCAGCTGTGTTTATGTCTGCACCTTATCTCTCGGTGCCAGTCGTGGAGAATGGTGCCAAGACAGGCAGGCTGCTCATGCCTGTGTGTATCACTCGAGCACAAACTGATAATGATAGTGTGCCCTGTGTGACCGTGTACTGGGAGCCATTTTATGcataataaagctaaaataaatcaaaaatagaGCTTGTTCAGGAAGGAGTCAGGGTAAACAGTATAAAATTTGTGATATTATAGtgaaaaatatttaagaaaaaaaaatgtgtgtattaTGTGGTTCTTCTTTCAGTTGCTCCCTTTAGGGGATCATCTGCCACCATCTCATCTTATCTCTAGCGCACTCgcctgtcacaccaaccctctgcatgtcatccttcattacatccatgaacctcctctgaggtcttcctcttttcctcctgcctggcagctccatgttGTCCAATATATTCACTATCCTCCTCCACACATGTCTAACTTTCTCTCCAAATCACTTGACCTGGGCTGTTCCTCTAATCCTGTACATGCTGGTCACTTCCAACGAATCAGAATCTGCTTTGCTGGCCAAGTGTACCAGTCTGCAAGTTTTTCGCTATTGAAGTAAACAGGATAGACAGACGGTACAGACAACAGCAACAATAACAACTTGTATACCATATACATATGTGTAATGGTACAATGGTGCAGTTTAAAGATGTTGGGATAAattatggaaataaaaaaagtaatgaATAACTGGTTActacatatacagtatatacattggAGGCTGTGACAGTTTATAGTTTTgttagcaggtctcactaccatcatGTAAATCATCTTAgctctcttgtgcactgtctaTTGCTTTGGATAGTAGATCCCAGGTAATTCaagactttattgatttttacgGACACCTGTGTCTTTCTAAGTAAACAGACTGAAGGCCTCAATGGGAAGCTTTTCATATGAATGTAAGTCAATTTAGCACGATGCATGAAGCTCAATTTCTAGACTTGTGGATGCTACAAAATAGATCTTAATTGTATTATTTGCtcaattattttaataatttgatAATATTATGTAATCTGTTTACTtcgtatatttaaaaaaacagaaataaaagttaGTACCTCTGAAATTTTGGCAGCcacattttctttgtgatttttcccCCTTTCGTGGAACTCGATGCTCTGTAGAGAAAAACGCGAGAAACATTAGCGTGGACGCCGTCCTCGGTAACACGTAGCCACATCTTCCTGTATACTCACGGGCTTATTGTCTGCAATCCAGCACTTGCAGTACTGGCAGAATTTCCTTGGTTGTGACTTCCAGTAGTCAGCCCTACAAATGCAGAAATCAGTCAGACTGGCTGAATAACTGGCCATGTGTGTTATATATTTCAAAGCTTAAATAGCAAGAGTCTTGTCCCGttacttacatttttaagtCTCTGTGGTGAAAATAAGATCAAGAACTTAAGAAGAATGAAATGTGAAGACGATTGCTTCACTCATTTCAAGAATGACAACATGGTCCGTTTGTGATGACGTCATCGACAGCCGCCGCTGAACGACAGACGGAGGTCGATACTGAAGCTCGATGTATGATGTCCCTCTGGTGGATAAAGAAGAAATCGGCACGTATTCTTGTCACCCTGCTGAAAGGTTTTTAGAAAACAGCAGCTACGCCATAGACTCCTTCAAACACCCTAGAGGGACGTACTGAAATTCGTTCATAATATGGCACTTTTTTACTACAGCCATACTCGCTCAACTGTCAAATGGAAATATAAATATCCGACATCACACCCCTTGATTAACGTCCCATATGGTCTAGCGGTTAGGATTCCTGGTTTTCACCCAGGCGGCCCGGGTTCGACTCCCGGTATGGGAACTATTATTTTTGTTAGTGAGTCTGCAGAACTTTCTTGAATCGCCTTACACTTCAGCTCAAGCACCTAATGCTCGTTGAAAATGGTACTTTTTTGGGAACATTGTATTGGTCCGCATGAGACACGATTACAGACAGTTGCGTCATCACTAGTGGCCGCTACGTTTAAAGGCAGCGACTGACCCACCGACTTTGCCTGAGCACGGAACCGCTTCGCCGGTGGGAATAATCGGTTTCCTGTACAGTTCCGTGCCCGTAGCTCCGGGGCTGCCCATGAACGGCACCATGGCCGCGTCTTCCCACCGGATAATGCTGGGGCCACTGGTTGCTGCTATCGACCAGGGCACGAGCTCCACCCGCTTTCTGGTAAGACAAACCGGAGACAGCAGGGGCAGGAGGGTCTCCTCTAGCTAGCGGGTCACATTTAAATGACTGTGGACAGAGCCGCCGGTGTCCTTGGCTGTGCTTTTCATGCGGGAACTCACAGTACTGTATCTACAGAGGAAATCTATATATTCATAACAAATGTCTGGTATCGTTTCACTTTACTGCAGTAGCAGTCTGTGCtccctgtaaaaaaacaaaacataagatAAACTACCTTATTCATCAAGTTGGATGATCGTGCCTGGTTCTTGTTTTCCCAATAAATGTTGATTCTGAGCTTCTATTGGAATCTGTATAAAGGGAAATTTGTACCATGTAGGCCTCAATTCCAGGAATGGTTGACAAAGATTTGCACATGAAGGACATGgaggcaaaagaagaagaataaagcTAGGAAAAATGCACTAGTTTCAGTTAACAAGTAGTAAACTTTCCTATAAAGCACCGAACTCAAATAGTAATACAAGAAATATAAATTACATAgtattgccaaaaaaaaaaagacagaaacgtTAGACCGTATGTataatttaatgtatttaacaAGAGAAAGGAAGACGAGCCACACACCCAAAACAGTCAGCTACTTTTGTTTTAAcatgtgttctttttttgtttatgtccTTGGGTGTGGCTGATAGTTGAGTGCCAAGAGTTTAATTGCTCTGAGTCACCTCAGCTGTCAGATAAAGACACATGGGTGAAGTGAATGTGTGTTCTGTGGCATTTAAACGTTTCATAACAAGTAAAAGGTAATAtttttgctgattttatttatttacattttttaatgtagttttgcacattttattttatttattgttccaGTGTTCTTGCACCGACTGTATCTTTGCATCTAATACCACAAGACACGTGCAGAGGTATTTTTGAAGGTGATAATTGTCCTGGGGTGACATATGCTATGCAGAGTTTACACTGCTTATCGCTTTAACACTTGCTTCCTCTAACACCGGTTGCATATTGCTATGTCAGGTCTGTctagggtgtaccccacctcttgccCTGTGATAGCTGAGATAAGCTCCAGCCCCCAGTAGAAGTGGAAATCACCAGAGACCCCATAATAGTGACATATTGTCACAGTACTTCAGTCACGATacaatatttttaacattttggcgATATGCTAAATATTGCAGTAACATGGATTGCAATGTATCATCTTTTTTTCAACTGCAAATgatgtctttaatttttttaaatcaaaaatgaTATTATCCTGTAAGATTAAATTATCTcactttagttatttttttcttctgctaaaTCAGAATGTCAAACATACCAACACTGACACTAAAACCTGCGATTATTGTTGCCATAAGGTGGCATTTGTGGATGTAAGGAGGTTTGCTGTCCTATTATTACTTGTGTAATCAAGTCATCGGCCCAATAAAAATTAGCAAGTAGCTTTGTCGAGTTTGTCCAATGTCAATTTAATACAAGTTTTCTTGGCTAACGTCATCTCAAGATAGTGGTGCATGAGATGAGATGTTTATAATATTCCCAGagtgttttaattaatttttttcccttgaTGGCAGCTGCATAGTTTAGAAAAGCAGGTTTGTGATTCAACGAATGACAGTTTAAAGCCCACAGCTGCTGGGAAAATGTAAATGATGGCGTGGAAAAGCCTTTCATGTTGTTGtgctgaaacaggaaaaaaagcaggCCTGGGAAGCTTTCCCAGAATCCTATCTGTAAAGGCACTGTGACGTTTTGTCTCTTTTAAGGTGTTTAATTCAAAAACAGCAGAGCTCCTCAGCCATCATCAGGTGGAAATCAAACAGAGCTTCCCAAAAGAAGGGTGAGTGATAAAACTACTGAAAATCCTCCACGTCACACCACACATGTTTATCTGTTTTAAAAATGGATTCTTCTCGCGATGTTAAGCTGGGTGGAGGAGGATCCCAAAGAAATCCTGCAGTCGGTGTACGAGTGCATGGAGCGGACATGTGAAAAGCTGACGCAGCTCAACATTGACATCTCCAACATCAAAGGTATGTGTGCATGGGGTTCACGCTGCCACCTGAGCAccattttcatccatttcaaAGCTCTGAAACCTCTGCTGTTTAAATTTGTCCAGCTATTGGAGTGACCAATCAAAGAGAGACCACGCTTGTTTGGGACAAAGAGACGGGGGAGCCTCTCTACAATGCAATCGGTACAGTCTGATATCTCTGTGCGACTTGTTTGATGTGTGTCCTACAGACCTGACATTAGCATTGAAATAAGCACTGACTTCTTAATGCCGCTTGATATTTGATATTCTATTTATTCGCTTTTTAAATCTTGCTTTTTTGAATTTATTGAGCTATTTGTATAGATAAAGGCACTTTATagctctttattattttattaagctGTTTACCTGGTGTAACTTGATTATATTCATTTagacttttgtttattttagctACTCAATTGAACACCTTCTTTTTGTGTAGTTTTAACATTTCAATGTTTGCTTTGTCATGTTGTTTTAGTTATAAAGTGGTGCTTTTCACTTCTGTTTGAGCCtcattcacacatatacactcaCACTCTAATGAATGCATTGGGGGCATCTTGGGATTCAGTATCTCTGCCCTCGACTTCCAGACTGGAGGAGcgagggatcaaaccaccaatctCACAATAAGTAGATGACTGTGGTGGAACagcagattcacatcatggatgtgcatgCTGTCATGTTATTATGGACCAAAACATCTGagggatgtttccagcaccctgcTTGGAAAATGTACCTAATAAtttggccagtgagtgtatgcaGCCTCTCAGTTCCCTCCAaaaagccaactttatttttattggctCCCCCTCACCTGACTTCCTCCAACAGAATTCCCACCTTTGCATCTTTATGAGGACACAAGAAATCTGGACCCAGCTGGCATCAGCTTGGCACAAGAGCATTTATCGCTTAATGTTTTGGCCTGCAGGGATTTCTGGTTTATGCACTGCCATGTTCAACACAAGCAGCCATGACTGTTACTACATCAGGGTGCTGTTGGTCTGATTGTGGATGTTGTGAAATAACTGCCATGCCTCTATTTAGTGTGGCTGGACCTGCGGACTCAGTCAACAGTTGAGCGGCTTATAAATAAAACTCCAGGAAGAAATAAGAACCACTTGAAGGTAACGTTGATCTGTGTTTGAGTTTGCACTTTTGTTCTGTTGAGTGCAGTTTAGGTAGGATGGTGTTGGCTATTTTCATCTATTTGAgtatataatgttttttaatcccTGTGTATTTTGTGTATGGCCTCACATAAGAGATTCACATTCATGTCATTGCCACCCTGCAGCATAAAACGGGGCTCCCGATCAGCACTTACTTCAGCGCCGTCAAACTTCGCTGGTTGATGGACAACGTGGACGAGGTCCACCAAGCTGTGGTCTCGCACCGCGCCATGTTCGGCACAGTCGACTCCTGGCTTATTTGGGTAGTCACAGGCTTCCTTCTTTAAGAGAAGTCATAGACATGTTCTTTGAATAAAGTGGAAAACTATATTGActttatttgtgtttctttatttgtgGCGCAGTGTCTGACAGGGGGTAAGTCAGGTGGAGTCCACTGCACGGACGTGACCAACGCCAGCAGAACCATGCTGTTTAACATTCACACGATGGACTGGGATCCAGAACTTTGCAAGTATGAGAGCTGAAAGTCACATCATAGTTATTTATGTATTCTATCATATTGGTGAAGAGGGTGGGGAAATACCACCTATAACACCTCTAAAATTATTCTGCTGAAGTCTCACCTCTCAATGCCATCAGATATTTTGGTATTCCTATGGAGATCTTACCCAGGGTGAGGAGCTCATCAGAAATATACGGCCTTATGGTAAGCATACGCACACTGTCTCTCCTAATCACAAAATCACTATAATCTGTGGTTATATTAACTTTTTACACTAAAGATTTCACTGTTAGAGTGACTctagtgttcagagagtgcattGCCTCATGCAGCGAGACTCTAAAAGAtaagagttttgttttgtgtttgtacttACCTCAGTGTGCTTTCAGACTGTTTAAGTGCATGAAAGTTGATTGAGAAATTCTTTTAGGCATTTTTTGTGTGCCATTGTCTCTCTTCTCTCACTGGTAGAAAATATGTTCTAGCCGGGTAAGTAAGAACTCACCATCCCTATTTTCCTTCACATGCAAAGCCAACCCATCCTGCTTTTaacccaacacaaacacaccatcaCTCAGTGCATTTCCAAGATTCATATGAAGGCTAATGTTTCCATTAGATTAAGCGTCAAGCATTTAGAGTAGAGGTGGGAATAAGAGTAACCTCTGATAAGATGCTATTGTGACATTTGTGTAGCCAAAGATggaaaaacaatgtaaaaaggTAAAAAGCAAGAATTATGAATAAACTGAAGAAAGATCAGCGTTTTCACTATGATGTGACTTTAGTAACTAAATATAAAAGCGTACAGAAagtgttttttacttttagtcTTTGTCATGCTAGGAAAGGTTTATCACTGCAGCCTGCCTGTTGATGCTTTGGGTGGGCATGTTTTTTGGCTGAGCCCAAATGCACATGGCAAAGcagctctttttctttcatgcaCCCATTATGAGTAGATCCAGAGTGACTGTGCATACACGGAAACTAAATCTTTGCCCTGACTTCAGTAATATTTGCTCCAAAGATTTCCCCTCAGTCATTATAAAGCATTGTTCTTATCACAGCTCATTTTGCTGCCCCCAAGTGACCGATTGCAGGCATTACCATCAATAGAGCAGAGAAACTGTAGAAGTAGAAAAGACCAGTGAGTGTTTTTACAGCCAGTACACAACCATGTCAGCTCTATTGGAAATGTGCTAGATGGACCCTGTTCACTGTGGTGGCATGCTCCTGGGGTGGTTGTCATTAGTGGACCATCTTCTTCTCCTCCAGCATCCCATCTTCTAAATCTCTTCACTCTTGGGCATGATTTTATTTCACCGACTTTTTATGTGTTacctttttaaatgtcataCCGAAGCCACGTGTAGGAGTGAAGACATTTTAGTAGATACAGGTTCACACTCACCCGCCTTTGTTTCCCTCACTGTGATTTCACTGTTATACTAAACTCTGTACAATTCAAATTTCAgcagtatgtttttgttatttggcTTCATACAGTCAAATAATAATGaatcgcccccccccccccccccccccttttttttttttttttttttttcttttttcaggctATTGTTCGTAGTGtttaaaatttagtttttgTGCTATTGGTTTAAgattttaacaacaacaacaaaaaaaaagaatcccagTTATAATCAGGCATGAGTGTCAACATCTACTTAATACAAGAGACAGTTGATGCCATTTTACTGTTAGGTGCTTATacttgctttcatttttttctcttgccaGAAATCAGGGGCTCTTTCAGGTATTCCAATATCAGGGGTAAGTCTgacttaatttttaaaattttttttaatattgttttagTGTTTGTCATGCAGTGTGAGAGGTTAATCCAATATGTGTATGtattctatttaaaaaataaacagtgtcTTGGGGATCAGTCAGCAGCGCTTGTTGGGCAGATGTGCTTTCAGGACGGGCAGGCTAAAAACACGTAGGTGATATTTATAGGtctgctttttattaaaacttGACCCCTTTGCTAAAAATCCAGCTAAGTAGgagtttattatgtttcagGTATGGGACCGGCTGCTTTCTCCTGCGAAACACTGGGGTTAAGGTCCTCTACCTAAGACTTGAGTTTAAACACTGTGGTACCATCGTACAGGCATTTACATAGAGTGCTACTTTTCTTGTGTCTGCTGTTTTACAGCCTGTGATGTCAGAGCACGGACTTCTGACCACTGTGGCGTACAAACTTGGTCGGGACAAGCCTGCCTGTTATGCACTGGAGGTACAGTATATAcagcatatataaataaagtgatATTTGACATGGATATCAAAACGATAACGCCCACTTTCATAATATTCTCTCTAATCCTTCAGCTTTTTTCCGAAGTATGGAGGACAAAAACTGccaaaatcaaaaacacatgattgactttgttaaaaaaaataaataaataaaaataaataaataaataacttaacttcgttttaataataatttgttaAAACTCTTTCAGGTGTTCCGATATAAGGTTTTCATGATTTTTCATAAAAATCCAATAATTTAATGAATTTCATGTCATAAAACCAAGAAAAtggaaatattttagaaatctgtcaaaaacgtGTTTAAAGCTAAGAATGACGGAAGTCACGTTTTTATTCTCAAATTTGAGCTGGCACAGTGATACATTTGAGTGTAAATGTATAAACaaggtttaaaaataataaatacaactgGGGAAAAGTGGGCAGGAATTGCAAAGGCaagatcaattaaaaaaaaaaaaagaaaaaaaaaaagaaggaattaaagataaacaaagaaaattaaataaattataaaataaggGGATTAATACAGATGTGAGTATATGTATGTTGCAGCTGTAGTTTAGCATTTTGtaattggttttattttttttttttattgcattttgactttttgtttttaactcggGTTAGTTTCAGAGTGGAGGGCAGATGTCAGAGGCGATATTTAAGGAAATCAGAATAGGactcacaatgaacacacacatacaatgaACACACCTATCAGctgaaattgatttttttttttttttttttttttttttttttttttttttttactaaaaacCAAGGAAATTTTTAGTTagctaaaaaataataattttcttatttattaagtgagctatatatttatttagattttggCCCGTTTAGTCTTCCAAAGAGGATACAGAAATGTGAGTATCTGTGAAATGACAGGTAATCTGAAtatgtattgtttttgttttcctgctctttGCTGTCAGGGCTCCGTGGCCATCGCTGGAGCTGTGGTCCGCTGGTTGCAGGACAATCTCGGGATCATTGGATCATCTGAAGAACTTGGTAGGTTCTGCTCTTGGTTCGGGGCATGTGGTGTATCCGGATTATCTGTAAAAGGAATAATAAAAGTTGACTTTGTACATgtatagagatggaccgatccgatattgcgtatcggtccgatactgacatAAATTACTGGattggagcgactgcctcttctctctccccccctctcctgctgctacttcaatcatgaaactgatcaatgatcagctgatcggcttttctgtcgtgagtccgtctctcttgtttgtctATCGCCTACTTCGGGCCAGAATGAGGAAatcagcggctgaacaacagcagtgcgtttaagcttgataagctgtttttagaatttatttacgttctacaccaggatccttaatagtcaacggtgcaatagactccatacttgaaatgtgcaattcacttgtatttttctttttattcctatttattctatttatcccgtgtgtgtgtgtgtgtgtgtgtgtgtgtgtgtgtgtgtaaaatattCGACCTTTGTTAAGCTCATTCACAGTAACTCTTAACACTGTTAAGCTGTAACACATTAAATAttgaaaaatacactttttccAGTACGGTACATtcaacttccacaaatccaTCAAACTCTTCACCTTCAGTGTCTGAGTTAAACAGCTGGGCAATTTCGGCATCAAGCATGCCCGGATCCCTCtcatagggctgggcgatatgacccaaaattcatatctcgatattttttagctggatggcgatataagatatatatatctcgatatatttttttaaagccataaagtaagaacaaaaagagagttcttagtcaaagctgtgtcccagatgtcacacaggcacttttattaacatagaacagatgtacataaaatttactcaaaaataaattatgagcatttattaaataataatgctccataaataaaagaaaacaatgttgttttgtgcataacaaaaagctcacaattgtgcagtcaaaatgtaaactaaaagacgctgagcataataacaaagacggacagatttcacagctgctctgttcccaagttttactgcgtgactgacagcctggagtttgaaatccgcttcgcaaccacgtctcttaacaggtgccatttatggtccttatacacagtagggtaatattacgttgaagcacagtacgtatcactccgcgaggctcagccgtaatgctccgacaatccatcaagcggtgcagctccgtagcttaccaaagtcgtactaaaacgttttttgacagattgctgagcgccgtgttccacataaaatcggttcgcagtcatcaagcacaaccagaattcatacataaggcgcgctgtcaacttttgagaaaatgaaaggattttagtccgtgcagcacctctgggctgcatggcgttagcgtggttagctcgttagcgtggttagctagctaacacgttgacgccgtccagccccacgaaCGGCGATgtgcagtaactcgttaacggagatttgccgtgtccatcttgtcgcttcctgcaggtgaagcgatgggggaggaggggaggccgagtaacgttgcgtaaagacgaaagtggacgaaagagaggcaaacttgcggctccacatagactatatcgatataaaggatattgtcacatcttatatctcgtataaaaatatatcgatattttttaaaaactcgatatatcgtcCAGCTCTACCCTCTCATCATTATCTGAATCAGTCTCGTTGCTTTTACTTAGCTGTTCAGTGATTATTCCAGCCTTCGTGAAAGCTCAGACGACACTTGAGACTGATACCTTAG
Encoded proteins:
- the LOC113018396 gene encoding glycerol kinase-like isoform X2; this encodes MNGTMAASSHRIMLGPLVAAIDQGTSSTRFLVFNSKTAELLSHHQVEIKQSFPKEGWVEEDPKEILQSVYECMERTCEKLTQLNIDISNIKAIGVTNQRETTLVWDKETGEPLYNAIVWLDLRTQSTVERLINKTPGRNKNHLKHKTGLPISTYFSAVKLRWLMDNVDEVHQAVVSHRAMFGTVDSWLIWCLTGGKSGGVHCTDVTNASRTMLFNIHTMDWDPELCKYFGIPMEILPRVRSSSEIYGLMKSGALSGIPISGCLGDQSAALVGQMCFQDGQAKNTYGTGCFLLRNTGVKPVMSEHGLLTTVAYKLGRDKPACYALEGSVAIAGAVVRWLQDNLGIIGSSEELEKLAASVGTSYGCYFVPAFSGLYAPYWEPSARGIICGLTQFTNKSHLAFAALEAVCFQTREILDAMNQDSGIPLTQLQVDGGMTSNKLLMQLQADILCIPVVKPSMPETTALGAAMAAGAAEGVSVWSLNPEDLSEVTSEKFEPQINPEESEFRYARWKKAVEKSMNWETMEPVCNGNGETSIFSSVPLGFYIIGSMLMLIGAKYLTGHK
- the LOC113018396 gene encoding glycerol kinase-like isoform X3 → MERTCEKLTQLNIDISNIKAIGVTNQRETTLVWDKETGEPLYNAIVWLDLRTQSTVERLINKTPGRNKNHLKHKTGLPISTYFSAVKLRWLMDNVDEVHQAVVSHRAMFGTVDSWLIWCLTGGKSGGVHCTDVTNASRTMLFNIHTMDWDPELCKYFGIPMEILPRVRSSSEIYGLMKICSSRKSGALSGIPISGCLGDQSAALVGQMCFQDGQAKNTYGTGCFLLRNTGVKPVMSEHGLLTTVAYKLGRDKPACYALEGSVAIAGAVVRWLQDNLGIIGSSEELEKLAASVGTSYGCYFVPAFSGLYAPYWEPSARGIICGLTQFTNKSHLAFAALEAVCFQTREILDAMNQDSGIPLTQLQVDGGMTSNKLLMQLQADILCIPVVKPSMPETTALGAAMAAGAAEGVSVWSLNPEDLSEVTSEKFEPQINPEESEFRYARWKKAVEKSMNWETMEPVCNGNGETSIFSSVPLGFYIIGSMLMLIGAKYLTGHK
- the LOC113018396 gene encoding glycerol kinase-like isoform X1, whose protein sequence is MNGTMAASSHRIMLGPLVAAIDQGTSSTRFLVFNSKTAELLSHHQVEIKQSFPKEGWVEEDPKEILQSVYECMERTCEKLTQLNIDISNIKAIGVTNQRETTLVWDKETGEPLYNAIVWLDLRTQSTVERLINKTPGRNKNHLKHKTGLPISTYFSAVKLRWLMDNVDEVHQAVVSHRAMFGTVDSWLIWCLTGGKSGGVHCTDVTNASRTMLFNIHTMDWDPELCKYFGIPMEILPRVRSSSEIYGLMKICSSRKSGALSGIPISGCLGDQSAALVGQMCFQDGQAKNTYGTGCFLLRNTGVKPVMSEHGLLTTVAYKLGRDKPACYALEGSVAIAGAVVRWLQDNLGIIGSSEELEKLAASVGTSYGCYFVPAFSGLYAPYWEPSARGIICGLTQFTNKSHLAFAALEAVCFQTREILDAMNQDSGIPLTQLQVDGGMTSNKLLMQLQADILCIPVVKPSMPETTALGAAMAAGAAEGVSVWSLNPEDLSEVTSEKFEPQINPEESEFRYARWKKAVEKSMNWETMEPVCNGNGETSIFSSVPLGFYIIGSMLMLIGAKYLTGHK